Genomic DNA from Perca fluviatilis chromosome 12, GENO_Pfluv_1.0, whole genome shotgun sequence:
taaaattttaattaaagctgcaagacacaacatcacatgtagaccaaacattctaagtttcatgtaaatcggaataacttttgccaagatacaaccgttcctgTTTTGACACCCACCtgcaggaagttggtcctccataacttgcgcgttgttttaattcaaaattctcttgataactttttgtcatgagTGTCCTCCGAGTCTACTtgcaagttttcgtgccgatCTGACTCACGCCCCAGGAGCAGTTAGACTAAGCACGTTTCCCATATATCGATATTTTGCAgattattgaaataaaattaaaactatCCAACAAATAGCCATCTAATggttcgaaagaatgtaaaacacatgaaaaatgaataattaataatggccgccttccggttggggggagctaatgaaggtaaatgggaaatatgtccgcaatgattagagcaatatgcatattaaatttggtgaagatcggagcaactatgtccaagctAAGCACTTTCACgccttagggggcgctatagagccCGCTTACAGGTTTGGGTAAAATTGCTGTACGATCTcgcaaagctcccaggtgtttatgtgggcgccaatttttgtgagttttcgtatatattgaggccgtcaaaaatgtgcctaagtgctaaaaccaattagggggcgctgtagagcaaccataccactcccaagcctaaatatgtattcagatgaaagagtttaatattctgcacatggctgcCAAAGCttgagagttttcgtgcatTATAAAGTGCTCAAACATGTGTTGgtaaaatgaagattttttcGCACGAAAATCAATTTTTCGGAAATTTTAGAATTATGcaattgtttttttctaaaaatagtaCCATGGAGTTCAAGAggagacctatgttccctacaaatttggtatattaacttattacttttgtcCAATTTAAGGCGtacgttagggggcgctatggagccccccTGGCAACAACCGAGCCTAATCACTACATAACTTTGTAGTTTCAAATAGTTATGACGTGTGcaaattttggtgagttttccAGCATGCTAACCACCTCAAAAATGCAAGCAACGctcagaataataataatccttaaagtgatggttcggataatttcaccctagggtcctttgcaccatgacctcgagccaaacacccccaagctttttcacctgggtctaacattggggaGTTACCGTAgaagtagcgttagccgctgaatagcttaagcggaaggctaatggatccgaagtgtctcttaacattacccactaataatgcccgaaatgataccaaaaggtctacactagtatatataggttatgcactcataaaacgatggattgtaaagtttgtaagtacaccagaaggttatgtaaataacgcttgcctgctggcttctgctctctgctgttgttgttgctgctgtgaaggcgagtgcttagggacatctacaaattacaacaccgaaaagagatgcaacaaaaaaattttttaatttaacttattttttaaagtaagtgctgtagtataactagcaggagacaagtaataattgaggtaagtttggagacattaccttatttaatcattaaattataaataattttttgttgcatctcttttcgttgttgtaatttgtagatgtccctaagcactcttacgcccggtagtaacagcagcagcagcagcagcagcagcagcagagagcagaagccagcaggcaagggttatttacataaacttctggtgtacttacaatttttacaatccatcattttatggatgcataacctatttgtactactgtagacgtttggtatcatatcgggcattattagtggggtaatgttaagagacacttcggatccattagcctctgcgctaagctattcagctgataacgcttcgctacgctaacgctcccaatgttcacccaggtgaaaaaagcttctgggggtgtttggctcgagatcatggtgcaaaggaccctagggtgaaattacccaaccatcactttaaaaccgcgtgcatttgcgcggcactcagaacCGCAAATTGTCAActatgaaaagggaactccctcccgagttcaaggatacctcacacaaggatattccttaaacggttgaaattttatgaaaggggcgtggcttaagcattgggggcgggccaaaccatcaccaatgaagaaggaactctctgctgagttcaatgacaccttaTGTGACAATTTCAtttgttgtcatttcttttctGGAAATGAATAGTCCAAACTCAACAGTATGAAACTCTTTGCAGGATCAAAGAATTCATGTTGAAGCACAGAAGCAAGAGGTAAATCTACCTACTCCATCCACCCAGGAGGTTTACACCAGCACACCAAATATAGACTCTGTACGTTCTGTTTTATTATTCTGTATTCCCGTAAACACATTTCCACTTGAAATTGTGTTTTCTTCAAACAGGTGGCTCGCTTATTGCCAACAGAGAATCAAGGTCCATCAGGTGTACCAGGTCCATCAGGTGTACCAGGTCCATCGGATGTACCAGGTCCATCAGGTTACCCAGGTCCATCAGGTGTACCAGGTCCATCAGGTGTACCAGGTCCATCAGGTTACCCAGGTCCATCAGGTGTACCAGGTCCATCAGGTTACCCAGGTCCATCCGGTGTACAAGGTCCATCAGGTTACCCAGGTCCATCCGGTGTACAAGGTCCATCGGATGTACCAGGTCCATCACGTTACCCAGGTCCATCAGGTGTACCAGGTCCATCCGGTCTACCAGGTCCATCAGGTTACCCAGGTCCATCAGGTTACCCAGGTCCATCAGGTTACCCAGGTCCATCAGATAGGGACCCTCACATTCACAGGAGCCGTCAGATTCACAGAGTCCTACAAAATCACAGAGGCCGTCAGATTGACGCAGATTCACGGGGGCCGTCAGATTCACGGGGGCCGTCAGATTCACGGGGTCCCTCAGAGTCACAGGGTTCTTCAGAGTCACAGGGTCCGTCAGATTCACGGGGGCCGTCAGATTCACGGGGTCCCTCAGAGTCACAGGGTTCTTCAGAGTCACAGGGTCCCTCAGATTCACAGGGTCCCTCAGATTCACAGGGGCCGTCAGATTCACAGGGTCCACAAGGTCCCTCAGATTCACAGGGTCCCTCACAGGGTCTCTCAGATTCAAAGGGTCCCTCAGATTCTCAGGGTCCACAAGGTGCCTCAGATTCACAGGGTCCCTCAGAGTCACAGGGTTATTCAGATTCACAGGGGCCGTCAGATTCACAGGGTCCCTCAGAGTCACAGGGTCCCTCAGATTCACAGGGACCCTCAGATTCACAGGGTCCACAGGGTCCCTCAGATTCACAGGGACCCTCAGATTCACAAGGTCCACAGGGTGCCTCAGATTCACAGGGTCCCTCAGAGTCACAGGGTTCTTCAGATTCACAGGGGCCTTCAGATTCACAGGGTCCCTCAGAGTCACAGGGTCCCTCAGAGTCACAGGGTCCCTCAGATTCACAGGGTTCTTCAGATTCACAGGGTCCACAGGGTCCCTCAGATTCACAGGGTTCTTCAGATTCACAGGGGCCTTCAGATTCACAGGGTCCCTCAGATTCACAGGGTCCCTCAGATTCAAAAGGTCCCTCAGATTCACAGGGTTCCTCAGATTCACAGGGTCCACAGGGTCCCTCAGATTCACAGGGTCCCTCAGAGTCACAGGGTTCTTCAGATTCACAGGGTCCCTCAGATTCACAGGGTTCTTCAGATTCACAGGGGCCTTCAGATTCACAGGGTCCCTCAGATTCACAGGGTCCCTCAGATTCACAGGGGCCGTCAGATCTACAGTGTCCCTCAGATTCACAGGGTCCCTCAGAGTCACAGGGTCCACAGGGTCCCTCAGATTCACAGGGTCCCTCAGAGTCACAAGGGTTCTTCAGATTCACAGGGTCCCTCAGATTCAGCGGGCTCTTCAGGTCGCACGGGGGCCTTCAGATTCACAGGGGCCTTCAGATTCACAGGGTGCCTTAGAGTCACAGGGTCCCTCAGATTCACAGAGGCCTTCAGATTCACAGGGTCCCTCAGATTCACAGGGTCCACAGGGTCCCTCAGATTCACAGGGTCCCTCAGATTCACAGGGGCCTTCAGATTCACAGGGTTCCTCAGATTCACAGGGTCCCTCAGATTCACAGGGTCCCTCAGATTCACAGGGTCCCTCAGATTCACAGGGTTCCTCAGATTCACAAGGTCCCTCAGAGTCAAAGGGTCCCTCAGATTCACAGGGTTCCTCAGATTCACAAGGTCCCTCAGATTCACAGGGTCCCTCAGAGTCAGAGGGTCCCTCAGATTCACAAGGTCCCTCAGAGTCAGAGGGTTCCTCAGATTCACAGGGTCCGTCAGATTCACAAGGTCCCTCAGATTCACAAGGTCCCTCAGAGTCAGAGGGTTCCTCAGATTCACAGCGTTCCTCAGATTCACATGGTCCCTCAGATTCACAGGGTCCCTCACAGGGTCCCTCAGATTCACAGGGGCCTTCCGATTCACAGGGACCCTCAGATTCATCAGAAGAGGCAGCTTTATTATCGTAAAGATGGTCTAACTATGGGTCACGTTACAACACACTGTAAATAATTGGGGCACGAGCACCACCATCATCGGGGCGAAGGCCCCTATTgaagtttaaatgttttttcttctttctcaaaaagttgttttttatttttaagcctgtcaaacttaaaaatatatagCGATCTGATagggcacatgtgtcaaactcaaggcctacggggccaaatccggcccacatatcaatttaggtttaGACCGCCTAGTTGtgtgccaaaccaaaaacatgggaaactgtttttcaacttgcaattatgcaacactcaaagcagaatttggcaaatttgccatccacacggaaacgtttttttgtgcaaacgcacgttttgcatcgtttgggccgaccgtccggACGAatcctgaaaacgcactttttagaaacctggtctcagggtgaaaaaattcgaaaacggctctcgtttggcttcgtatggacgACGAATATGAccccgtatcgatgatgtcatcgccacacccctcgacctcttACCCGCGCTAGTGCTATTGCACGCCggtcacacacacaactgcggggaagctaagcgagcatatcccatctccatggttacaccagctcacttcatctactttgtctctgctccctgacacttCCCTCTGACCTGCCGCTCCTGGATTCTAGAGCGCTGGATTctaagatatattgctaacgttatgtagccaacgttaaacatcgctaaagtagctgaccgctacAGCAGCGACGTAGCTAacgttgctatggttgtttataaagtggaagtagacaatttatcaactagctagctaatctgtctgcttatcaactccttgaatgGGTTATACTAACTgttac
This window encodes:
- the LOC120569475 gene encoding uncharacterized protein LOC120569475; amino-acid sequence: MVSPGTFKMGLDTLGDSFSLNTLERRHNRVYLIQSERLCCLPDPQEAQLGPEVESISRAPAGPGRPGVARPGAGGRGRPASAGHTGPRCAGGRPRPRLWGGRAAGGLAQGAGELGLAPSSVADSFHLELRLSSVTCWHPVTAALLTFMALLHSAEGHWNPKKLLYHVIKAAFIGLLWVSSLLIDGDWWVCCARDQEPDQQKQLACKDKKDLTPEERTAISKVKNTSKLIGMSLLFGIVVVAGVSSSIGRKKSYGRSCCTDSACCCTDTACCCTHTHCRCTDSDCCYTNILYEKVTLDEEENILKEIMREDAKPKLKEELKKHWETGRATRTQKNGSLSYCVFHQQDTRIKEFMLKHRSKRWLAYCQQRIKVHQVYQVHQVYQVHRMYQVHQVTQVHQVYQVHQVYQVHQVTQVHQVYQVHQVTQVHPVYKVHQVTQVHPVYKVHRMYQVHHVTQVHQVYQVHPVYQVHQVTQVHQVTQVHQVTQVHQIGTLTFTGAVRFTESYKITEAVRLTQIHGGRQIHGGRQIHGVPQSHRVLQSHRVRQIHGGRQIHGVPQSHRVLQSHRVPQIHRVPQIHRGRQIHRVHKVPQIHRVPHRVSQIQRVPQILRVHKVPQIHRVPQSHRVIQIHRGRQIHRVPQSHRVPQIHRDPQIHRVHRVPQIHRDPQIHKVHRVPQIHRVPQSHRVLQIHRGLQIHRVPQSHRVPQSHRVPQIHRVLQIHRVHRVPQIHRVLQIHRGLQIHRVPQIHRVPQIQKVPQIHRVPQIHRVHRVPQIHRVPQSHRVLQIHRVPQIHRVLQIHRGLQIHRVPQIHRVPQIHRGRQIYSVPQIHRVPQSHRVHRVPQIHRVPQSHKGSSDSQGPSDSAGSSGRTGAFRFTGAFRFTGVPQIHRGLQIHRVPQIHRVPQIHRVPQIHRVPQIHRVPQIHKVPQSQRVPQIHRVPQIHKVPQIHRVPQSQRVPQIHKVPQSQRVPQIHRVRQIHKVPQIHKVPQSQRVPQIHSVPQIHMVPQIHRVPHRVPQIHRGLPIHRDPQIHQKRQLYYRKDGLTMGHVTTHCK